Proteins from a single region of Nocardiopsis dassonvillei subsp. dassonvillei DSM 43111:
- the aspS gene encoding aspartate--tRNA ligase — MIRTHEAGALRAEHAGATVVLAGWVARRRDHGGVVFLDLREASGVVQVVVREDDLAHDLRAEYCIKVTGSVRVRPEGNENPEIPTGAVEVVADEIEVLSEAAPLPFQLDSAADVAEETRLRYRYLDIRRQEMADNLRLRSKATYVAHEVMRDLGFTYVETPYMTRSTPEGARDFLVPVRLQPGHWYALPQSPQLFKQLLMVGGMERYYQLTRCFRDEDLRADRQPEFTQIDLEMSFVDEEDLFAVGEKLFTRLLREVRGVELPERFPRMRYSEAMDRFGSDKPDLRFGQELVEVTAYFADTPFRVFKAPYVGAVVMPGGASQTRKELDAWQEWARSRGAKGLAYVLVQEDGSLGGPVAKNLSEAERGGLAAQVGAAPGDAVFFAAGARTASQELLGAARLEIGRRCGLIDTSRWEILWITDMPLFEEADEEGSWKPVHHPFTAPAVQDEADFQDHPGTTDSRAFDLVLNGYELVSGSIRIHRAEMQQRIFDVIGLSKAEAESKFGFLLEAFKFGPPPHGGLAVGWDRIVMLLAGQPTIREVIAFPKTASGGDPLTGAPTPITAEQRAEAGVDADPDAEEREKRK, encoded by the coding sequence TTGATACGCACGCATGAGGCAGGTGCGTTGCGCGCCGAGCACGCAGGCGCGACCGTCGTCCTCGCCGGGTGGGTGGCACGCCGCCGCGACCACGGCGGGGTGGTCTTCCTCGACCTGCGCGAGGCCTCCGGCGTGGTCCAGGTCGTCGTCCGCGAGGACGACCTCGCCCACGACCTGCGCGCCGAGTACTGCATCAAGGTCACCGGCTCGGTCCGGGTCCGCCCCGAGGGCAACGAGAACCCCGAGATCCCCACCGGCGCGGTCGAGGTCGTCGCCGACGAGATCGAGGTGCTCAGCGAGGCCGCGCCGCTGCCCTTCCAGCTCGACAGCGCCGCCGACGTGGCCGAGGAGACCCGGCTGCGCTACCGCTACCTGGACATCCGACGCCAGGAGATGGCCGACAACCTGCGCCTGCGCTCCAAGGCGACCTACGTCGCCCACGAGGTCATGCGCGACCTGGGGTTCACCTACGTGGAGACCCCCTACATGACCCGCTCCACGCCCGAGGGCGCCCGCGACTTCCTCGTCCCGGTCCGCCTCCAGCCGGGCCACTGGTACGCGCTGCCGCAGTCCCCGCAGCTGTTCAAGCAGCTGCTCATGGTCGGCGGCATGGAGCGCTACTACCAGCTCACCCGCTGCTTCCGCGACGAGGACCTGCGCGCGGACCGCCAGCCGGAGTTCACCCAGATCGACCTGGAGATGAGCTTCGTCGACGAGGAGGACCTCTTCGCCGTCGGCGAGAAGCTGTTCACCCGCCTGCTGCGCGAGGTGCGCGGCGTCGAGCTGCCCGAGCGCTTCCCGCGGATGCGCTACTCCGAGGCCATGGACCGCTTCGGCTCCGACAAGCCCGACCTGCGCTTCGGCCAGGAGCTGGTCGAGGTCACCGCCTACTTCGCCGACACCCCCTTCCGGGTCTTCAAGGCCCCCTACGTGGGTGCCGTGGTCATGCCGGGCGGTGCCTCCCAGACCCGCAAGGAGCTGGACGCCTGGCAGGAGTGGGCGCGCTCGCGCGGCGCGAAGGGCCTGGCCTACGTGCTCGTCCAGGAGGACGGCTCCCTGGGCGGCCCGGTGGCCAAGAACCTCTCCGAGGCCGAGCGCGGGGGCCTGGCCGCCCAGGTCGGCGCCGCGCCGGGCGACGCGGTGTTCTTCGCCGCGGGCGCCCGGACCGCGAGCCAGGAGCTGCTGGGCGCGGCCCGTCTGGAGATCGGCAGGCGCTGCGGCCTGATCGACACCTCCCGGTGGGAGATCCTGTGGATCACCGACATGCCCCTGTTCGAGGAGGCCGACGAGGAGGGCTCCTGGAAGCCGGTGCACCACCCCTTCACCGCCCCGGCGGTGCAGGACGAGGCCGACTTCCAGGACCACCCGGGCACCACCGACTCCCGGGCCTTCGACCTGGTGCTCAACGGCTACGAGCTGGTCTCGGGCTCCATCCGTATCCACCGGGCCGAGATGCAGCAGCGGATCTTCGACGTCATCGGCCTGAGCAAGGCCGAGGCCGAGTCGAAGTTCGGGTTCCTGCTGGAGGCGTTCAAGTTCGGCCCGCCGCCGCACGGCGGCCTGGCCGTGGGCTGGGACCGCATCGTCATGCTGCTGGCCGGTCAGCCGACCATCCGCGAGGTCATCGCCTTCCCCAAGACCGCCTCGGGCGGCGACCCGCTGACGGGCGCGCCCACGCCGATCACCGCTGAGCAGCGGGCCGAGGCCGGGGTGGACGCCGACCCCGACGCCGAGGAGCGCGAGAAGCGCAAGTAG
- a CDS encoding MBL fold metallo-hydrolase, which produces MLIAALPTGPLAANCYVLAPAPGGDCVIVDPGQEATEQVDKVLSEHGLTPVAVLLTHGHFDHVWSAADLCARHGVPVHLHAADRGLLTEPAAGVDPGFAAQLSALLGPGPHPEPDDLVEVGGGDTLTLAGLDFGVEHTPGHTPGSVVYTVTTEDGVPVMFAGDLVFAGSIGRTDFPGGDHAAMLRSLASAVLGRPDTTQVLPGHGPATTVERERATNPYLRDIAG; this is translated from the coding sequence GTGCTCATCGCCGCACTTCCCACCGGGCCCCTCGCCGCGAACTGCTACGTGCTCGCACCGGCCCCGGGCGGCGACTGCGTCATCGTCGACCCCGGCCAGGAGGCCACCGAGCAGGTCGACAAGGTCCTGTCCGAGCACGGGCTGACCCCCGTCGCGGTGCTGCTCACCCACGGCCACTTCGACCACGTGTGGTCGGCCGCCGACCTGTGCGCGCGCCACGGCGTCCCCGTCCACCTGCACGCCGCGGACCGCGGACTGCTCACCGAGCCCGCCGCGGGGGTGGACCCCGGCTTCGCCGCGCAGCTGTCCGCCCTGCTGGGCCCGGGCCCCCACCCCGAGCCCGACGACCTGGTCGAGGTCGGCGGCGGCGACACCCTCACCCTGGCCGGACTGGACTTCGGGGTCGAGCACACCCCCGGCCACACCCCCGGGTCGGTCGTGTACACGGTGACCACCGAGGACGGCGTCCCCGTGATGTTCGCCGGGGACCTGGTCTTCGCCGGTTCCATCGGCCGCACCGACTTCCCTGGCGGCGACCACGCCGCCATGCTGCGCAGCCTCGCCAGCGCCGTGCTGGGCCGCCCCGACACCACCCAGGTCCTGCCCGGCCACGGACCGGCCACCACCGTCGAGCGCGAGCGGGCCACCAACCCCTACCTGCGCGATATCGCCGGCTGA
- a CDS encoding DUF349 domain-containing protein — protein MTTDPWGRVDDEGTVYVRTSEGERVVGSWQAGAPEEALAFFRRKYDSLVTEVELLENRLRNTDLSASAAMSNIDKLRDSVREANAVGDLESLMGRLDALAGRAEERKVEQKQAQEQARGQAREVKERIVAEAERVAVETTHWKSGGERMLQLIEEWKKAPRADRPTEQALWKRMSAARNSFSKRRKAYFASLDQERESVRAEKERIVVEAEALSGSTDWGATARAYRDLMQRWKRSGRADRASEDKLWARFKAAQDTFFDARNATFAERDAELRVNAEAKERILAEAQAEIPKISDPRRARARLRDFQDAWEEAGELPRDVRDQLEGAFRQIEDGVRRAEDAEWERSNPEARARARDTVAQLAAAIADLEAKLGKARDRGDERRVREYEDALEARRSWLAEAEKALDELS, from the coding sequence GTGACCACGGACCCTTGGGGCCGCGTAGACGACGAAGGCACGGTCTACGTGCGCACGAGCGAAGGCGAGCGGGTCGTCGGATCGTGGCAGGCGGGGGCGCCCGAGGAGGCTCTGGCCTTCTTCCGACGCAAGTACGACTCCCTGGTCACCGAGGTGGAGCTGCTGGAGAACCGGCTCCGCAACACCGACCTGTCCGCCTCCGCCGCGATGTCGAACATCGACAAGCTGCGAGACTCGGTCCGGGAGGCCAACGCGGTCGGCGACCTGGAGTCGCTGATGGGCCGCCTGGACGCACTGGCGGGCCGCGCCGAGGAGCGCAAGGTCGAGCAGAAGCAGGCCCAGGAGCAGGCGCGCGGCCAGGCCCGGGAGGTCAAGGAGCGCATCGTCGCCGAGGCCGAGCGGGTCGCGGTGGAGACGACGCACTGGAAGTCCGGCGGCGAGCGGATGCTCCAGCTCATCGAGGAGTGGAAGAAGGCGCCGCGGGCCGACCGGCCCACCGAGCAGGCGCTGTGGAAGCGCATGTCGGCGGCGCGCAACTCCTTCTCCAAGCGGCGCAAGGCCTACTTCGCCAGCCTGGACCAGGAGCGCGAGTCGGTGCGTGCGGAGAAGGAGCGCATCGTGGTGGAGGCCGAGGCCCTGTCGGGCTCCACCGACTGGGGGGCCACGGCCCGCGCCTACCGCGACCTGATGCAGCGCTGGAAGCGCAGCGGCCGGGCGGACCGGGCGAGCGAGGACAAGCTGTGGGCGCGCTTCAAGGCCGCGCAGGACACCTTCTTCGACGCGCGCAACGCGACCTTCGCCGAGCGCGACGCCGAACTGCGGGTCAACGCCGAGGCCAAGGAGCGGATCCTGGCCGAGGCCCAGGCGGAGATCCCGAAGATCTCCGACCCTCGCCGGGCGCGTGCGCGGCTGCGCGACTTCCAGGACGCCTGGGAGGAGGCCGGTGAGCTACCGCGCGACGTGCGCGACCAGCTGGAGGGCGCCTTCCGGCAGATCGAGGACGGCGTGCGCCGGGCCGAGGACGCCGAGTGGGAGCGCAGCAACCCCGAGGCGCGGGCCCGCGCCAGGGACACGGTCGCGCAGCTGGCGGCGGCGATCGCCGACCTGGAGGCCAAGCTGGGCAAGGCCAGGGACAGGGGCGACGAGCGCCGGGTCAGAGAGTACGAGGACGCGCTGGAGGCCCGCCGCTCGTGGCTGGCCGAGGCGGAGAAGGCCCTCGACGAGCTGAGCTGA
- a CDS encoding DUF11 domain-containing protein: MAVATAVSAVGLVALLALPGAHHAPGKSGGGGGEVVPGADSLHVALESRAEARRPGPGDRIHYTVNVRNDGGKAVPEAEIVQFLPPTVRYVSGTSGAEPGEGRVTWSRSLEPGDRASMRFTGEITAVRGGGEHPVATVCARPEPGAVLVSCDAAVHRVHGAVPPVWVVTGLAFAASVALCVGGLVRHRDTRNRLEGEPGAETVPARANADGAGEAAVSAARVPVGTGSAAAEGTADRPRTVLETLVVHRAAPDPVPVTARSERAHGPDAGETEPREAHESVRVPDPGPEPEPVPAETAHAPAEEPEPVAGPRG; the protein is encoded by the coding sequence ATGGCCGTAGCAACGGCGGTGTCTGCGGTGGGGCTGGTGGCCCTGCTCGCCCTGCCCGGCGCCCACCACGCACCCGGCAAGTCGGGAGGCGGCGGAGGGGAGGTCGTGCCCGGCGCGGACAGCCTGCACGTGGCCCTGGAGTCCCGCGCCGAAGCGCGGCGGCCGGGCCCGGGCGACCGGATCCACTACACGGTCAACGTGCGCAACGACGGAGGCAAGGCGGTGCCTGAGGCCGAGATCGTGCAGTTCCTCCCCCCGACCGTGCGCTACGTCTCGGGGACGTCCGGGGCCGAGCCGGGGGAGGGGCGGGTGACCTGGTCGCGGTCCCTGGAGCCCGGCGACCGCGCGAGCATGCGTTTCACCGGCGAGATCACCGCGGTCCGCGGCGGGGGAGAGCACCCGGTCGCCACGGTCTGCGCGCGCCCGGAGCCGGGAGCGGTGCTGGTCTCCTGTGACGCGGCCGTGCACCGCGTCCACGGAGCGGTGCCGCCGGTGTGGGTGGTCACGGGACTGGCCTTCGCGGCCTCGGTGGCGCTGTGCGTCGGCGGCCTGGTGCGCCACCGCGACACCCGGAACCGGTTGGAGGGGGAGCCCGGAGCGGAGACGGTGCCCGCCCGCGCGAACGCCGACGGAGCGGGGGAGGCCGCCGTGAGCGCGGCCCGGGTGCCCGTCGGGACCGGATCCGCCGCGGCGGAGGGGACCGCCGACCGGCCGCGGACCGTGCTGGAGACGCTGGTCGTCCACAGGGCGGCGCCCGACCCCGTCCCCGTCACCGCGCGGAGCGAGCGGGCGCACGGGCCGGACGCGGGGGAGACCGAACCGCGAGAGGCGCACGAGTCCGTACGCGTGCCCGACCCCGGGCCGGAGCCCGAGCCCGTACCCGCCGAGACCGCGCACGCGCCCGCGGAGGAGCCCGAACCGGTCGCCGGGCCGCGCGGCTGA
- the metK gene encoding methionine adenosyltransferase, producing the protein MSRRLFTSESVTEGHPDKMADQISDAILDAMLTHDPRSRVAVETLITTGQVHIAGEVTTQTYVDIPAIVRGKILEIGYDSSAKGFDGDSCGVNVSIDAQSPDIAQGVDTAYEARVGNEDDALNRQGAGDQGLMFGYANRETPELMPLPIKLAHSLSERLAGVRRNGTVPYLRPDGKTQVTVEYDGQTPVRLDTVVVSSQHSADINLDEMLAPDIREHVIEPVVAAYGLESDDYRLLVNPTGRFEIGGPMGDAGLTGRKIIVDTYGGYARHGGGAFSGKDPSKVDRSAAYATRWVAKNIVAAELAERAEVQVAYAIGKAHPVGVFIETFGTEKVAPELIEKAVKEVFDLRPAAIVRDLDLLRPIYSRTAAYGHFGRELPEFTWESTERAAALRSFVGA; encoded by the coding sequence GTGTCCCGCCGCCTTTTCACCTCCGAGTCGGTCACCGAAGGCCATCCCGACAAGATGGCCGACCAGATCAGTGACGCGATCCTCGACGCGATGCTCACCCACGACCCGCGCAGCCGGGTCGCGGTCGAGACGCTGATCACCACCGGTCAGGTCCACATCGCGGGCGAGGTCACCACACAGACCTACGTCGACATCCCCGCCATCGTGCGCGGAAAGATCCTCGAGATCGGCTACGACTCCTCCGCCAAGGGGTTCGACGGCGACTCCTGCGGGGTCAACGTCTCCATCGACGCGCAGTCCCCCGACATCGCCCAGGGTGTCGACACCGCCTACGAGGCGCGCGTCGGCAACGAGGACGACGCCCTCAACCGGCAGGGCGCGGGCGACCAGGGCCTGATGTTCGGCTACGCCAACCGCGAGACCCCCGAGCTCATGCCGCTGCCGATCAAGCTGGCGCACTCCCTCTCCGAGCGCCTGGCCGGGGTCCGCCGCAACGGCACGGTGCCCTACCTGCGCCCGGACGGCAAGACCCAGGTCACGGTCGAGTACGACGGCCAGACCCCGGTCCGCCTGGACACCGTCGTGGTCTCCAGCCAGCACTCGGCCGACATCAACCTCGACGAGATGCTCGCCCCCGACATCCGCGAGCACGTGATCGAGCCGGTCGTGGCCGCCTACGGCCTGGAGTCCGACGACTACCGGCTCCTGGTCAACCCGACCGGCCGGTTCGAGATCGGCGGCCCCATGGGCGACGCCGGTCTCACGGGCCGCAAGATCATCGTGGACACCTACGGCGGCTACGCCCGCCACGGTGGCGGCGCCTTCTCCGGCAAGGACCCGTCGAAGGTGGACCGCTCGGCCGCCTACGCCACCCGCTGGGTCGCCAAGAACATCGTCGCGGCCGAGCTCGCCGAGCGCGCCGAGGTCCAGGTGGCCTACGCCATCGGCAAGGCGCACCCGGTCGGCGTGTTCATCGAGACCTTCGGCACCGAGAAGGTCGCCCCGGAGCTGATCGAGAAGGCCGTCAAGGAGGTCTTCGACCTGCGTCCGGCCGCCATCGTGCGCGACCTGGACCTGCTGCGCCCGATCTACTCCCGGACCGCCGCCTACGGCCACTTCGGCCGTGAGCTGCCCGAGTTTACGTGGGAGAGCACCGAGCGCGCCGCCGCGCTGCGCTCCTTCGTGGGCGCCTGA
- the coaBC gene encoding bifunctional phosphopantothenoylcysteine decarboxylase/phosphopantothenate--cysteine ligase CoaBC, with translation MVLGVGGGIAAYKVCELLRRLTESGHRVRVVPTAEALRFVGEPTWAALSGQPVATGVWDGVHEVPHVRIGQEADLVFVAPATANIMARAAAGLADDLLTNTLLTARCPVVFAPAMHTEMWEHPATQANVATLRSRGAVVLDPAVGRLTGADTGRGRLPEPSELFEAARLVLRRGAAAPDLAGRRVVVSAGGTREAVDPVRFLGNHSSGKQGYALARTAAARGADVTLVAANVSLPDPAGVRVVRAGSAVELAEAMEAERVGADVIVMSAAVADFRPVASAASKIKKSPGATPAPIELAENPDILAGLVASRDAEGLAQTVVGFAAETDDVIANGRAKLARKGCDLLVVNQVGGGRAFGTEDNQAVILGSDGSAVDVPTGPKEDLADRVWDLVLPRLG, from the coding sequence GTGGTCCTCGGCGTCGGCGGCGGCATCGCCGCCTACAAGGTCTGCGAACTGCTGCGCCGCCTGACCGAGTCCGGCCACCGGGTCCGGGTCGTGCCCACCGCCGAGGCCCTGCGCTTCGTCGGTGAGCCCACCTGGGCCGCCCTGTCCGGCCAGCCCGTCGCCACCGGAGTGTGGGACGGGGTCCACGAGGTCCCGCACGTGCGCATCGGCCAGGAGGCCGACCTGGTGTTCGTGGCACCGGCCACCGCCAACATCATGGCCAGGGCCGCCGCGGGCCTGGCCGACGACCTGCTCACCAACACCCTGCTCACCGCGCGCTGTCCGGTGGTCTTCGCTCCCGCGATGCACACCGAGATGTGGGAGCACCCCGCCACGCAGGCCAACGTGGCCACCCTGCGCTCGCGCGGCGCCGTCGTCCTCGACCCGGCCGTGGGCCGCCTGACCGGCGCCGACACCGGACGCGGGCGCCTGCCCGAGCCCTCCGAGCTGTTCGAGGCCGCCCGCCTCGTGCTGCGCCGCGGCGCCGCCGCCCCCGACCTGGCCGGACGGCGCGTGGTGGTCTCCGCGGGCGGCACCCGCGAGGCCGTCGACCCCGTCCGCTTCCTGGGCAACCACTCCTCGGGCAAGCAGGGGTACGCCCTGGCGCGCACCGCCGCCGCCCGCGGCGCCGACGTGACCCTGGTCGCCGCCAACGTCTCCCTGCCCGACCCGGCCGGGGTGCGCGTCGTGCGCGCGGGCTCGGCCGTGGAGCTGGCCGAGGCCATGGAGGCCGAGCGCGTCGGCGCGGACGTGATCGTGATGAGCGCCGCGGTGGCCGACTTCCGGCCGGTCGCCAGCGCCGCCTCCAAGATCAAGAAGAGCCCCGGCGCGACGCCCGCGCCCATCGAGCTGGCCGAGAACCCCGACATCCTCGCCGGGCTGGTCGCCTCGCGCGACGCCGAGGGGCTGGCGCAGACCGTCGTGGGCTTCGCCGCCGAGACCGACGACGTGATCGCCAACGGCCGGGCCAAACTGGCCCGCAAGGGCTGCGACCTGCTCGTGGTCAACCAGGTCGGCGGCGGGCGCGCGTTCGGCACCGAGGACAACCAGGCCGTCATCCTGGGCTCGGACGGCAGTGCGGTGGACGTGCCCACCGGACCCAAGGAGGACCTCGCCGACCGTGTCTGGGACCTGGTACTGCCGCGCCTGGGCTGA
- the rpoZ gene encoding DNA-directed RNA polymerase subunit omega: MAGTEPVAEGITNPPIDDLLELVDSKYSLVTMASKRARQINAYYAQLGEGLLEYVGPLVETQVQEKSLSIALREVRSGLLTAEPYEGS; the protein is encoded by the coding sequence GTGGCTGGTACCGAGCCCGTCGCCGAAGGCATCACCAACCCGCCGATCGACGATCTGCTGGAGCTGGTGGACAGCAAGTACAGCCTGGTCACCATGGCCTCCAAGCGGGCCCGCCAGATCAACGCCTACTACGCCCAGCTGGGCGAGGGCCTGCTGGAGTACGTCGGCCCGCTGGTGGAGACCCAGGTCCAGGAGAAGTCGCTGTCCATCGCCCTGCGCGAGGTCAGGTCCGGCCTGCTCACCGCGGAGCCCTACGAGGGTTCCTGA
- the gmk gene encoding guanylate kinase encodes MPDPGSQSRPAQKRLTVLSGPSGVGKSTVVAHLRRENPDVWLSVSVTTRRPRPGEQDGVQYHFVTDEEFDRLVAEDQLLEWAQFAGNRYGTPRRPVEERLRAGVPVLLEIELQGARQVRESMPDALHVFLAPPSWEELVRRLTGRGTESDEVIQRRLDVARVELAAEKEFDTTLVNTSVQEVGDELLALITAPKV; translated from the coding sequence ATGCCCGATCCCGGATCCCAGTCCCGCCCGGCGCAGAAGCGGCTGACCGTGCTGTCCGGACCCTCGGGTGTGGGCAAGAGCACGGTGGTGGCCCACCTGCGCCGTGAGAACCCCGACGTGTGGCTCTCGGTCTCGGTCACCACGCGCCGCCCCCGCCCGGGCGAACAGGACGGCGTCCAGTACCACTTCGTCACCGATGAGGAGTTCGACCGCCTCGTCGCCGAGGACCAGCTCCTGGAGTGGGCCCAGTTCGCCGGCAACCGCTACGGCACCCCGCGCCGACCCGTCGAGGAGCGCCTGCGCGCCGGAGTGCCCGTCCTGCTGGAGATCGAGCTCCAGGGCGCCCGCCAGGTGCGCGAGTCCATGCCCGACGCCCTGCACGTCTTCCTCGCCCCGCCCTCCTGGGAGGAGCTGGTGCGCCGCCTCACCGGACGCGGCACCGAGTCCGACGAGGTGATCCAGCGCCGCCTGGACGTGGCCAGGGTCGAGCTGGCCGCCGAGAAGGAGTTCGACACCACCCTCGTCAACACGTCCGTACAGGAAGTGGGCGACGAGCTGCTAGCGTTGATCACCGCGCCCAAGGTGTGA
- the mihF gene encoding integration host factor, actinobacterial type, translated as MALPPLTPEAKAAKARKERAEVKNKLKNGGISLSEVLSNGLKDDVIGKMKVSALLESLPGVGKVRAKQIMERLNIAESRRVRGLGTNQRAALEAEFGDLTK; from the coding sequence GTGGCCCTTCCTCCCCTGACACCCGAGGCCAAGGCCGCCAAGGCCAGAAAAGAGCGCGCGGAGGTCAAGAACAAACTGAAGAACGGCGGCATCTCGCTGTCCGAGGTCCTTTCCAACGGCCTCAAGGACGACGTCATCGGCAAGATGAAGGTTTCGGCTCTGCTCGAATCCCTTCCCGGCGTCGGCAAGGTCCGGGCCAAGCAGATCATGGAGCGGCTCAACATCGCCGAGTCGCGCCGTGTCCGCGGTCTGGGAACCAACCAGCGCGCCGCCCTCGAGGCCGAGTTCGGCGACCTCACCAAGTAA
- the pyrF gene encoding orotidine-5'-phosphate decarboxylase gives MTETTAPSAPIAVALDARDLETAATWASAVAPHVSTVKVGLELYLRYGPDVVSAVRGASRVGVFLDLKLHDIPATVAGAARSVAGLRPSILTVHAGGGADMVRAAVEAAPETRIAAVTVLTSMDEDDLEQVGLLGPARDAVRRLAVLAVGAGARALVCSPQEVALLRSEVGPDVTLITPGVRPAGADRGDQSRVATPEEAVAAGADLLVIGRPITRAPDPGAAAASLAAAVRRAGVRV, from the coding sequence ATGACCGAGACCACCGCGCCCTCCGCGCCCATCGCCGTGGCGCTCGACGCCAGGGACCTGGAGACCGCGGCCACCTGGGCCTCAGCGGTCGCGCCGCACGTGAGCACGGTCAAGGTGGGCCTGGAGCTGTACCTGCGCTACGGGCCCGACGTGGTCAGCGCGGTGCGCGGGGCCAGCCGGGTGGGGGTCTTCCTCGACCTGAAGCTGCACGACATCCCGGCCACGGTCGCCGGCGCCGCGCGCAGCGTCGCGGGCCTGCGGCCCTCGATCCTGACCGTCCACGCCGGGGGAGGGGCGGACATGGTCCGGGCCGCGGTGGAGGCCGCGCCGGAGACCAGGATCGCCGCCGTGACGGTGCTCACCTCGATGGACGAGGACGACCTGGAGCAGGTGGGGCTGCTCGGTCCGGCCCGCGACGCGGTGCGGCGCCTGGCGGTCCTGGCCGTGGGCGCCGGGGCCCGCGCGCTGGTCTGCTCACCCCAGGAGGTGGCCCTGCTCCGCTCCGAGGTCGGACCGGACGTCACCCTCATCACGCCGGGCGTGCGCCCGGCGGGGGCGGACAGGGGCGACCAGTCGCGCGTGGCGACCCCGGAGGAGGCCGTGGCGGCCGGCGCTGACCTGTTGGTCATCGGCCGCCCCATCACCCGCGCGCCGGACCCGGGGGCGGCGGCGGCCTCCCTCGCGGCGGCCGTGCGCCGGGCGGGTGTGCGCGTGTAG
- a CDS encoding dihydroorotate dehydrogenase, translated as MNADLRTRLGGWELPNPVVTAAGCAGAGRELAQFLDIASIGAVTTKSVMLEPHAGRPSPRMAETPSGMLSTTGMQGPGVDVFLQRDLPWLLSRGGRAIVSVAGTGMAEFGELARRVSAADGVSAIEVNLSSPDPSDPAGRRYVDDAAQAAAVVRTVRSHTRSGLPVLAKLAADVPDVVELAAACVEARADGLSMVNTVRGMAVDTRTLRPAVAGGMGGLSGPAIRPLAVGCVYRVHEALPDVPIIGMGGVRTGADVMEFMAAGASAVAVGTVNFSDPSACARVLREFTELLEARGLRRAADLVGAAHRTGVGA; from the coding sequence TTGAACGCAGACCTCAGGACCCGGCTGGGCGGCTGGGAGCTGCCCAATCCCGTGGTCACCGCCGCCGGGTGCGCCGGAGCGGGCCGCGAGCTGGCCCAGTTCCTCGACATCGCCTCGATCGGCGCCGTCACCACCAAGTCGGTGATGCTGGAGCCCCACGCCGGGCGCCCGTCCCCGCGCATGGCCGAGACGCCCAGCGGGATGCTCAGCACGACGGGCATGCAGGGTCCGGGCGTGGACGTGTTCCTCCAACGGGACCTGCCCTGGCTGCTCTCCCGGGGCGGACGGGCGATCGTCTCCGTCGCGGGCACCGGCATGGCCGAGTTCGGCGAACTCGCCAGACGCGTGTCCGCCGCGGACGGGGTCAGCGCGATCGAGGTCAACCTCTCCAGCCCGGACCCGTCCGACCCCGCGGGGCGCCGCTACGTGGACGACGCCGCCCAGGCCGCGGCCGTGGTGCGCACGGTGCGCTCCCACACCCGTTCGGGGCTGCCGGTGTTGGCCAAGCTCGCCGCCGACGTCCCCGACGTGGTGGAGCTGGCCGCCGCGTGCGTGGAGGCGCGCGCGGACGGGCTGTCCATGGTCAACACCGTGCGCGGCATGGCCGTGGACACCCGCACGCTGCGCCCGGCGGTGGCCGGGGGGATGGGCGGGCTGTCGGGGCCGGCGATCCGACCGCTGGCGGTGGGGTGCGTCTACCGGGTGCACGAGGCGCTTCCGGACGTGCCCATCATCGGGATGGGCGGGGTCCGCACGGGTGCCGACGTGATGGAGTTCATGGCGGCCGGGGCCTCCGCGGTGGCGGTCGGCACGGTCAACTTCTCCGACCCCTCGGCGTGCGCCCGCGTGCTCCGCGAGTTCACCGAACTGCTGGAGGCCCGCGGGCTGAGGCGGGCCGCCGACCTGGTGGGCGCCGCGCACCGGACGGGTGTGGGGGCGTGA